One window of Gloeothece citriformis PCC 7424 genomic DNA carries:
- a CDS encoding glycosyltransferase 87 family protein — protein sequence MEFPQNQTLTKFVKFLLITAGVITFFAFLIDLKNTLTYWGSDLRNRIVGARLLIEGMNPYFFQWHQGISEKLLDPQDSLKSITTRVSVTPTVLTIHSMIAGLSFLNQKLIWLLVQWGAFLSTVLIFYKTNSKFIKKILILIIGWFFANSFFWRYHVNAGQMYVIYVFLVSLALFVLHQNFKYHENLSGFILGLTMSLRPPFILFFIPFLIYRKWKLLFSVITGLLFGVLIPFVFMNFSIWKSYFFAVTGMTQVINPSSSMPSTNNAIPQTAINYPKIIEGMNFRLIPKHWGFPDSSLQNLLTMLNIDIPSKLLIISAVFMILLLSFLFFVKWIKIFSINRVFLAVMVLYLISEFLIPIPRYAYYDIQWILPLFIIVEESNTSNLLSNKLIMVLLVGLLLGLGSFNWMYGAFYLSIFLISFYVIVTSIIVIKEKGKYQIQGE from the coding sequence ATGGAATTCCCTCAAAACCAAACTCTTACTAAATTTGTCAAATTTTTATTAATAACAGCAGGAGTTATAACTTTTTTCGCATTTCTTATAGATTTGAAAAATACTCTTACTTATTGGGGATCAGATTTAAGAAACAGAATTGTAGGAGCAAGACTATTAATTGAGGGAATGAATCCGTATTTTTTTCAGTGGCATCAAGGAATATCAGAAAAATTATTAGATCCACAGGATTCACTTAAATCAATTACTACTAGAGTAAGTGTTACTCCTACCGTTCTTACTATACATTCAATGATCGCAGGATTGTCATTTTTGAATCAAAAATTAATCTGGTTGCTCGTACAATGGGGGGCCTTTTTATCTACTGTCTTAATTTTTTATAAAACCAATAGTAAATTTATTAAGAAAATTTTAATATTAATTATTGGTTGGTTTTTTGCAAATAGTTTTTTTTGGCGTTACCATGTTAATGCAGGACAAATGTACGTTATCTATGTATTTTTAGTCTCTTTAGCCTTATTTGTTTTACATCAGAATTTCAAATATCATGAAAATTTAAGTGGATTTATCTTAGGATTGACGATGAGTTTAAGACCTCCATTTATACTGTTTTTTATTCCTTTTCTTATTTATCGTAAATGGAAATTATTATTTAGCGTAATTACTGGTTTATTATTTGGGGTTCTTATCCCTTTTGTTTTTATGAACTTTTCTATTTGGAAAAGCTATTTTTTTGCGGTAACTGGAATGACACAAGTGATCAATCCGTCTTCATCTATGCCATCAACGAACAATGCTATTCCTCAAACCGCAATAAACTATCCAAAAATTATTGAAGGAATGAACTTTCGGTTAATACCTAAACATTGGGGTTTTCCAGATTCTTCTCTCCAAAATTTATTGACTATGTTGAACATAGATATTCCATCTAAATTATTAATAATAAGTGCAGTTTTTATGATTTTATTATTATCTTTTTTGTTTTTTGTTAAATGGATTAAAATATTTTCTATTAATCGGGTTTTTTTGGCAGTTATGGTTCTCTATTTAATTAGCGAATTTTTAATTCCTATTCCTCGATATGCTTACTATGATATTCAATGGATATTACCCTTATTTATTATAGTAGAAGAATCAAATACTTCAAATCTTTTATCCAATAAATTAATTATGGTTCTATTAGTTGGACTACTTCTTGGTCTCGGTAGCTTTAACTGGATGTATGGAGCTTTTTATCTGAGTATTTTCTTAATCAGTTTTTATGTTATAGTTACGTCGATAATAGTTATCAAAGAGAAGGGAAAATATCAGATTCAGGGTGAATAA
- the mnmA gene encoding tRNA 2-thiouridine(34) synthase MnmA, giving the protein MNRVVVGLSGGVDSSTAAASLHHQGYDVVGLTLWLMKGKGQCCSEGMVDAAFICEQLGIPHHIVDSRDVFEKNIIDYLVSGYEVGITPLPCSQCNRAVKFGPMLNYARQELGIDRIATGHYARIGYDEVSGRYQLLRAVDRNKDQSYFLYDLTQDLLAATLFPLGNQTKEETRRIAHEFGLKTADKPESQDLCLIEAHGSMQEFLDKYIKQKEGDIVDLKGKVLGKHKGIHHYTIGQRKGLGVAAPEPLYVVKLDPIMNRVIVGNRADAGQSECNVSRMNWVSIPDPSTPIQTEAQVRYRSFPVRVNVIPLGDNRITLVFDEPQFGITPGQAAVLYQGDILLGGGIIEK; this is encoded by the coding sequence ATGAATCGTGTCGTCGTCGGCCTATCGGGTGGAGTTGACAGTTCTACCGCCGCCGCTAGCTTACATCATCAAGGATATGACGTTGTGGGTCTTACTCTGTGGTTAATGAAGGGTAAAGGCCAATGTTGTAGTGAGGGAATGGTAGATGCGGCCTTTATTTGTGAACAATTGGGAATTCCTCATCATATTGTTGATAGCCGGGACGTTTTTGAGAAAAATATTATCGATTATTTAGTATCGGGTTATGAAGTGGGAATTACCCCGTTACCTTGTTCTCAATGTAATCGGGCGGTTAAATTTGGCCCGATGTTAAATTATGCTCGTCAAGAGTTAGGAATTGACCGCATTGCTACCGGTCATTATGCCCGAATTGGTTATGATGAAGTGTCTGGGCGCTATCAATTATTACGGGCAGTCGATCGCAATAAAGATCAATCTTATTTTTTATATGATCTCACTCAAGACTTATTAGCGGCAACTCTTTTTCCGTTGGGGAATCAAACCAAGGAAGAAACAAGACGAATTGCCCATGAATTTGGCTTAAAAACAGCCGATAAACCAGAGAGCCAAGACCTATGTTTAATTGAAGCTCACGGTTCAATGCAGGAGTTTTTAGATAAATATATTAAGCAAAAAGAAGGAGATATTGTTGACCTTAAAGGGAAGGTCTTAGGGAAACATAAAGGCATACATCACTATACCATTGGTCAACGCAAAGGCTTAGGAGTTGCTGCTCCTGAACCTCTTTATGTAGTTAAACTAGATCCGATTATGAATCGGGTTATTGTGGGAAATCGTGCCGATGCTGGACAAAGTGAATGTAATGTTTCCAGAATGAATTGGGTTTCTATCCCTGATCCTTCTACCCCCATTCAGACTGAAGCACAAGTCCGTTATCGGAGTTTTCCGGTTCGGGTTAATGTGATTCCTTTGGGTGATAATCGGATTACATTAGTGTTTGATGAACCCCAATTTGGAATTACTCCAGGACAAGCCGCCGTGCTGTATCAAGGAGATATTTTACTCGGTGGCGGGATTATTGAAAAGTAG
- a CDS encoding SPOR domain-containing protein: MLNLKLNLLSGRCFHHLGQFLVIFSGFSIGNIAYSAPLLVGELPPPPSMNEDFSSYPEESVETIPYFEETPTSPDSEVLQREYNFQAPQPNYYSVPNREPSHATDKSVELYRVEVIAEDKSLLSQVREIEPFAYFQINGTGIYAGLFQDQQEAQKRVQQLINQGLSARIVPVNYSVSSSYDIPVQN, from the coding sequence ATGCTAAATCTTAAATTAAACCTTTTATCGGGTCGATGTTTCCATCATCTGGGTCAATTTTTAGTCATCTTTTCAGGATTCAGTATAGGGAATATTGCTTACAGTGCCCCTTTATTGGTGGGAGAACTTCCCCCTCCCCCCTCGATGAATGAGGATTTTTCTTCTTATCCAGAGGAGTCTGTGGAGACAATTCCTTATTTTGAGGAAACTCCAACCTCTCCCGACTCTGAAGTCCTACAGCGTGAGTATAATTTTCAAGCTCCCCAACCGAATTATTATTCTGTTCCTAATCGTGAACCTTCTCATGCTACTGATAAATCAGTGGAATTATATCGAGTTGAAGTTATAGCCGAGGATAAATCTTTATTGTCTCAAGTCAGAGAAATAGAACCTTTTGCCTACTTTCAAATCAATGGCACAGGTATCTATGCAGGATTATTTCAAGATCAACAAGAAGCCCAAAAACGAGTTCAACAGCTAATCAATCAAGGGCTTTCCGCTCGGATAGTCCCTGTTAATTATAGTGTTAGTTCGTCCTACGATATCCCTGTCCAAAATTGA
- a CDS encoding type I glyceraldehyde-3-phosphate dehydrogenase encodes MIRVAINGFGRIGRNFLRCWLGRQDSQLEVVGLNDTSDPKTNAHLLKYDSMLGKLDADISADENSIIVNGKTIKCYSDRNPLNLPWADWGIDLIIESTGVFVDYEGASKHIVAGAKKVLITAPGKGPNIGTYVMGVNHDEYEHDAHAVVSNASCTTNCLAPVVKVIHENFGIIKGTMTTTHSYTGDQRILDASHRDLRRARAAAVNIVPTSTGAAKAVALVIPDMKGKLNGIALRVPTPNVSVVDLVAQVEKPTLAEQVNEVLKAASENSLKGILEYNDLPLVSSDYRGTDCSSTIDGSLTMVMGGDMVKVVAWYDNEWGYSQRVVDLAELVARKWK; translated from the coding sequence GTGATTAGAGTAGCGATTAACGGATTCGGACGCATTGGACGTAATTTTTTAAGATGCTGGCTAGGGCGACAAGATAGCCAGTTAGAAGTAGTGGGGCTAAATGATACCTCAGATCCTAAAACCAATGCTCATTTGCTCAAATATGACTCAATGTTGGGCAAATTAGACGCTGATATCAGCGCAGATGAAAACTCCATTATAGTTAATGGAAAAACCATCAAGTGCTATTCCGATCGCAACCCCTTAAACTTGCCCTGGGCTGACTGGGGAATCGATTTAATCATCGAATCGACTGGGGTATTTGTGGATTACGAAGGAGCGTCTAAGCACATAGTAGCAGGGGCAAAAAAAGTTTTAATTACTGCTCCTGGTAAAGGGCCCAATATCGGGACTTATGTGATGGGAGTCAACCACGATGAATATGAACATGATGCCCACGCGGTTGTCAGTAATGCCAGTTGTACGACCAACTGTTTAGCCCCTGTGGTAAAAGTGATTCATGAAAACTTTGGCATTATCAAAGGAACAATGACCACCACCCACAGTTACACTGGGGATCAACGGATTTTAGATGCAAGTCACCGAGATCTTCGTCGGGCAAGAGCAGCCGCTGTAAATATCGTTCCCACCTCTACTGGGGCAGCTAAAGCGGTAGCGTTAGTTATTCCTGATATGAAAGGAAAACTCAATGGAATTGCTCTGCGAGTTCCTACGCCTAATGTGTCTGTCGTAGATTTAGTGGCTCAAGTTGAAAAACCGACTTTAGCAGAACAGGTTAACGAAGTTCTTAAAGCGGCTTCTGAAAATTCTCTTAAGGGGATTTTAGAGTATAACGATCTGCCTTTGGTCTCTTCCGATTATCGCGGAACGGATTGTTCTTCAACTATAGATGGTAGCCTAACTATGGTTATGGGTGGCGATATGGTTAAAGTTGTTGCTTGGTATGACAACGAGTGGGGCTATTCTCAACGAGTTGTTGATTTAGCTGAATTGGTTGCCCGTAAGTGGAAGTAA